A genomic region of Prosthecobacter algae contains the following coding sequences:
- a CDS encoding PDZ domain-containing protein, whose translation MKSLSFLFALLNAASVQAQVAPTTPKPPIGPRRVLINPNAPTQPPQPQQQAGIQTSSLLKVNVTYQSYNLRIPWQKESAGGRRGLGVVLEGNRILVTGQMVSDATYIELELPESGQKIPARVIAVDYEANLALLAPNSPAREAAFFAGLSPMEVDTTARIGDTLVVWQTGRVGELIVTPMRISKVMNQGYVVENASFIVYEAQGIIRSEANSFTLPVAKGRKLAALLLRYDSKNQLATLLPAPIIEHFLKDVADGKYDGFPSLGIEFQITLDEQFRDYLGMKADQPGVYISSVTKGASADKAGVKKGDIMLSINGFTIDSRGDYQDPLFGPLSVSHIVRGKAFVGDEVEMKVLRDGKEVTLTGKLARKQPTDYLVLPYQFDQGPKYLINGGMLFQELTRPYLNSFGTEQQGGPILRLARIASNPEEYEKKGRKRVVFLSAVLPTTSTQGYERLSGQVVDEINGVKISQIEDVAEAFKKPKDGLHVVKLDQFPFILYLDATKVEKDNLQLMNGMFRIGSLSRLE comes from the coding sequence ATGAAGTCCCTTTCCTTTCTTTTCGCCCTGCTGAACGCCGCCAGCGTGCAGGCCCAGGTCGCCCCCACCACGCCCAAGCCGCCCATCGGCCCGCGTCGGGTGCTCATCAATCCAAACGCCCCCACCCAGCCGCCGCAGCCACAGCAGCAGGCGGGCATCCAGACCAGCTCCCTGCTGAAGGTGAACGTCACCTACCAGAGCTACAACCTCCGCATCCCCTGGCAGAAAGAGAGCGCCGGGGGCCGTCGCGGCCTGGGCGTGGTGCTGGAGGGAAACCGTATCCTCGTCACTGGCCAGATGGTCAGCGATGCCACCTACATCGAGCTGGAGCTTCCAGAGAGCGGCCAGAAGATCCCTGCCCGCGTCATCGCCGTGGATTACGAGGCTAACCTCGCCCTCCTGGCTCCCAATTCCCCTGCGCGTGAGGCGGCCTTCTTCGCCGGTCTTAGCCCCATGGAGGTGGATACCACGGCCCGTATCGGTGACACACTGGTGGTATGGCAAACCGGCCGCGTGGGTGAGCTCATCGTCACCCCCATGCGCATCAGCAAGGTCATGAATCAGGGCTACGTGGTGGAGAACGCCAGCTTCATCGTTTATGAAGCGCAGGGCATCATCCGCAGTGAAGCGAATAGCTTCACCCTGCCCGTGGCGAAGGGCCGTAAACTCGCCGCTCTGCTGCTGCGTTACGATTCAAAAAACCAGCTCGCCACCCTGCTGCCCGCGCCCATCATTGAGCACTTCCTCAAAGATGTGGCCGATGGCAAATACGATGGCTTCCCCTCCCTGGGCATCGAGTTCCAAATCACCCTGGATGAGCAGTTCCGTGACTACCTGGGCATGAAGGCCGACCAACCCGGTGTTTACATCAGCAGCGTCACAAAAGGTGCCTCCGCCGACAAGGCTGGAGTGAAAAAAGGCGACATCATGCTCTCCATCAATGGCTTCACCATTGACTCCCGCGGCGACTATCAGGACCCTCTCTTCGGGCCCCTCAGTGTCAGCCACATCGTCCGGGGCAAAGCCTTCGTGGGCGATGAAGTGGAGATGAAAGTCCTGCGTGATGGCAAAGAAGTGACGCTCACGGGCAAACTGGCCCGCAAGCAACCCACCGACTACCTCGTGCTTCCCTACCAGTTTGATCAAGGGCCGAAGTACCTGATCAATGGCGGCATGCTCTTCCAGGAACTCACCCGCCCCTACCTGAACTCTTTTGGCACCGAGCAGCAGGGCGGCCCTATCCTGCGCCTAGCCCGCATCGCCAGCAATCCGGAAGAGTATGAGAAGAAAGGCCGCAAGCGCGTGGTCTTCCTCAGCGCCGTCCTGCCCACCACCAGCACCCAGGGTTACGAGCGCCTCAGCGGCCAAGTAGTGGATGAGATCAATGGCGTAAAAATCTCCCAGATCGAAGACGTGGCCGAGGCCTTCAAAAAGCCCAAGGATGGCCTGCATGTGGTGAAACTGGACCAGTTCCCTTTCATCCTCTATCTCGATGCCACCAAGGTGGAGAAGGATAACCTCCAGCTCATGAATGGCATGTTCCGCATCGGCAGTCTGTCCCGTCTGGAATAG
- a CDS encoding CHASE2 domain-containing protein, with protein MFLRLVLTLLCLAATAGYLDREQKAGRFHRVDELFLDFLVSNTRGRFEKPEGGGDVVLVEMREQERTDYASWPPPPLDWQTLLKQLQTYKPEVLVIATPLNWGKPTPDFAPAVAEALLAFPSVILGIETQVAETTKTDAAFLGDLDSLLPHFQQVDGDLSRAPRLASLITAPDASVRASTELGLLSANRVEDEWRLPYALRDQDRFIPTVLAAALARHSRSPYSGGHRLRLGPGAGAYLQGGQYVPLEISGEFTVPEEATVPTVNALHLMAGNLVDVLPEEEKAALEKARILVVGTTQAEVPGAPPSLPTLYARALNRLLALPRLRVLTEMEQWIAWGIAGVAALWIVLRVRRVRAFRAGLGLIFAALVVSYLCFQSNLLWCPPALPTALIAVGMILGRFLGKKETVVTEETAPTAAA; from the coding sequence ATGTTTCTGCGTCTTGTTTTGACTCTCCTCTGCCTGGCGGCCACCGCTGGGTACCTGGACCGTGAACAGAAGGCGGGGCGGTTTCACCGGGTGGATGAGCTGTTCCTGGACTTTTTGGTTTCGAACACGCGGGGCCGTTTTGAAAAACCTGAAGGCGGAGGGGACGTGGTGCTAGTGGAAATGCGCGAGCAAGAACGGACCGACTATGCCTCATGGCCACCTCCACCACTGGATTGGCAGACGCTGCTGAAGCAACTGCAGACGTACAAGCCGGAGGTGCTTGTCATCGCCACTCCGCTGAACTGGGGAAAACCGACACCGGACTTTGCACCAGCGGTGGCGGAGGCCTTGCTGGCTTTTCCCAGTGTGATTTTGGGCATCGAAACTCAGGTGGCAGAAACGACGAAAACAGATGCGGCTTTTTTGGGAGATCTGGACTCCTTGCTGCCGCACTTTCAGCAGGTGGATGGCGATCTCAGCCGCGCACCCCGGCTGGCCAGCCTCATCACCGCGCCAGATGCCTCCGTGCGTGCTTCAACGGAGTTGGGGCTGCTTTCCGCGAATCGTGTGGAGGATGAATGGCGGCTGCCGTATGCGCTGCGGGATCAGGATCGTTTCATTCCCACGGTGCTGGCAGCGGCGCTGGCCCGCCACAGCCGCAGTCCTTACTCGGGTGGGCATCGTCTGCGCCTAGGCCCAGGGGCGGGGGCTTACCTGCAAGGCGGGCAATACGTGCCCCTGGAAATCAGTGGCGAATTTACCGTGCCGGAGGAGGCCACGGTGCCGACGGTGAATGCGCTGCATCTGATGGCGGGCAATCTGGTGGATGTGCTGCCGGAAGAAGAAAAAGCGGCGCTGGAAAAGGCCCGCATCCTGGTGGTGGGCACCACCCAGGCCGAGGTACCGGGTGCGCCCCCTTCCCTGCCGACTCTGTATGCACGTGCGCTGAATCGCCTGCTGGCCCTGCCACGGCTGCGGGTGCTGACGGAGATGGAACAGTGGATCGCCTGGGGCATCGCGGGGGTTGCGGCCCTGTGGATCGTGCTGCGGGTGCGGCGAGTGCGCGCCTTCCGGGCGGGACTGGGCCTCATCTTTGCGGCACTGGTGGTGAGTTACCTGTGCTTTCAGTCGAACCTCCTGTGGTGCCCACCTGCCCTGCCCACCGCCTTGATTGCCGTAGGCATGATCTTGGGAAGGTTCCTCGGGAAAAAGGAAACTGTGGTGACTGAGGAAACTGCGCCGACCGCTGCTGCCTAA
- a CDS encoding YHS domain-containing protein, with protein MKTLFSVLALSAIASFASAAPVNTECPVKEGKPVKATLTTTHKGKEIGFCCKGCKEKFEADPAKYEKAIK; from the coding sequence ATGAAAACTCTGTTCTCCGTCCTCGCTCTCAGTGCGATCGCCAGCTTTGCCTCGGCCGCCCCAGTCAATACCGAATGTCCTGTGAAAGAAGGCAAGCCAGTGAAGGCCACCCTCACCACCACCCACAAGGGCAAGGAAATCGGCTTTTGCTGCAAGGGCTGCAAAGAAAAATTCGAGGCCGATCCAGCCAAATACGAAAAGGCCATCAAGTAA
- a CDS encoding phosphoenolpyruvate hydrolase family protein yields MPNPWTGTGNPYTKQEVVDRLKATLAKGEPIIAAGAGTGISAKFIEKGGADLIIIYNSGRFRMMGHGSTCGLMAYGDANAIAMEIGEYEVLPVVKEIPVICGVHATDPRRRMWHWLGRVKEMGFSGVNNFPTHTIVDGHFRGVLEETGMSVQKEFEMVGLATRMDLFSIVYVATPEEAIEMAKNGADAIIAHVGTTVGGSIGVTNAVVSWDHTVKVTQDIIDAAKSVNPNVFTLTHGGPINTPKDVEFILSKTSADGFVGASSLERMGVEDSLTTLTREFKKVTRG; encoded by the coding sequence ATGCCTAATCCCTGGACCGGAACCGGAAATCCCTACACCAAGCAAGAAGTCGTGGATCGTCTCAAGGCGACGCTGGCTAAAGGTGAGCCCATCATCGCTGCCGGTGCTGGCACGGGCATCAGCGCCAAGTTCATCGAAAAAGGCGGCGCGGACCTCATCATCATCTACAACAGCGGCCGCTTCCGCATGATGGGTCACGGCAGCACCTGCGGCCTCATGGCTTATGGAGATGCCAATGCCATCGCCATGGAAATAGGCGAATACGAAGTGCTGCCCGTGGTCAAAGAGATCCCTGTCATCTGCGGCGTGCATGCCACAGACCCACGCCGCCGCATGTGGCATTGGTTAGGCCGCGTGAAGGAGATGGGCTTTTCCGGCGTCAATAACTTCCCCACCCACACCATTGTGGATGGCCACTTCCGGGGCGTCCTGGAGGAGACCGGGATGAGCGTGCAGAAGGAATTTGAAATGGTGGGTCTGGCCACGCGCATGGACCTCTTCAGCATCGTCTATGTGGCCACACCGGAAGAAGCCATCGAGATGGCCAAGAACGGAGCCGATGCCATCATCGCTCACGTGGGCACCACCGTCGGTGGCAGTATCGGCGTGACCAATGCGGTGGTGAGTTGGGACCACACCGTCAAGGTGACTCAAGACATCATTGATGCCGCGAAGAGCGTGAACCCGAATGTTTTCACCCTCACCCACGGCGGCCCAATCAACACGCCCAAGGACGTCGAATTCATCCTCAGCAAAACCAGTGCCGACGGCTTCGTGGGTGCTAGCAGCCTGGAGCGCATGGGCGTGGAAGACTCGCTGACCACCCTAACCCGCGAGTTTAAAAAAGTGACTCGAGGGTAA
- a CDS encoding AraC family transcriptional regulator, which produces MHAASSILELSETHTHGADTEFRVVRATEADNRAWLRGAPVCGTLKTHRISHAGVMTARAPYRIVRMHQGGLYFLACVAGEGRVLVDGRWQKCSAGMAVALPPFMVNAFEAVKGKDWRCCWVRYEQQPEQKPILSSSSPQMAAFHGQALWSAIEGLIDESGHDPKPAAMFHWVELIQSYVERFAQPWQQDDRLWRVWELVAADVGRDWTLDELAHQAHVSAEHLRRLCRRALGRTPMHHVTWLRMRKACELLSTTNLKVETVAHTVGYQNPFVFSNTFKKWIGWRPSEHRSKMAM; this is translated from the coding sequence ATGCACGCAGCTTCTTCCATCCTCGAACTATCCGAAACGCACACCCACGGGGCCGACACGGAATTTCGCGTGGTGCGGGCCACGGAGGCGGATAACCGCGCTTGGCTGCGCGGAGCCCCGGTGTGCGGTACATTGAAGACGCATCGCATCTCTCATGCGGGAGTCATGACGGCCAGGGCCCCCTACCGCATCGTGCGCATGCACCAGGGTGGGCTGTATTTTCTGGCCTGTGTGGCGGGGGAAGGGCGTGTGCTGGTGGATGGCCGCTGGCAGAAATGCAGCGCGGGCATGGCCGTGGCGCTGCCGCCATTCATGGTGAACGCCTTTGAGGCCGTGAAGGGAAAAGACTGGCGCTGCTGCTGGGTGCGGTATGAGCAGCAGCCCGAGCAAAAACCCATCCTCAGCAGCAGCTCCCCGCAGATGGCCGCCTTTCATGGCCAGGCGCTGTGGAGTGCCATCGAGGGTTTGATTGATGAAAGCGGTCACGATCCTAAACCTGCGGCCATGTTTCATTGGGTGGAGCTCATTCAAAGTTATGTCGAGCGCTTTGCCCAGCCCTGGCAGCAGGATGATCGCCTCTGGCGCGTGTGGGAACTGGTGGCCGCCGATGTGGGGCGTGACTGGACGCTGGATGAACTGGCGCATCAGGCCCATGTGAGTGCTGAGCACCTGCGCCGTCTCTGCCGCCGCGCCCTGGGGCGTACGCCCATGCATCACGTCACTTGGCTGCGCATGCGCAAGGCGTGCGAGCTGCTTTCCACCACGAACCTGAAGGTGGAAACCGTGGCTCACACTGTGGGTTACCAAAACCCCTTTGTCTTCAGCAACACCTTCAAAAAATGGATCGGCTGGCGGCCCAGCGAACATCGGTCCAAGATGGCGATGTGA
- the deoC gene encoding deoxyribose-phosphate aldolase, with product MKYSYAELAGMIDHSLLQPGLTDAEAEAGCILAAEYGVASVCVKPYFVPRAASLLADTGVIVGCVIGFPAGNSSTEVKRYETELACKDGAREIDMVINIGKALGGDWDYVEREIQVIADEAHKHGAKLKVIFENDYLPNDALKIHLCEICARVGADWVKTSTGYGFSKQPDGSYNYQGATEHDVKLMRQHSPAHVQVKAAGGVRDLDGLILVRDLGCTRLGASATKAILDEYRRREATGESGGSASIGAGGY from the coding sequence ATGAAATACAGCTACGCCGAACTCGCGGGCATGATTGACCACTCCCTGCTTCAGCCCGGTCTCACCGATGCCGAAGCCGAGGCCGGTTGCATCCTGGCTGCCGAATACGGCGTGGCCTCCGTTTGTGTGAAGCCCTACTTTGTCCCCCGCGCCGCCTCGTTGCTCGCGGATACGGGCGTCATCGTCGGCTGCGTCATCGGCTTTCCTGCCGGTAACAGCAGCACCGAGGTGAAACGCTACGAGACCGAACTCGCCTGCAAGGACGGGGCTCGGGAGATAGACATGGTCATCAACATCGGCAAAGCCCTCGGCGGCGACTGGGACTACGTGGAGCGGGAGATCCAGGTCATCGCCGATGAAGCCCACAAACACGGGGCCAAACTCAAGGTCATCTTTGAAAACGATTACCTGCCGAATGACGCCCTCAAAATTCACCTCTGCGAAATCTGCGCCCGCGTCGGGGCCGACTGGGTGAAGACCTCCACCGGCTACGGTTTCAGCAAGCAGCCCGATGGCAGCTACAACTACCAAGGCGCAACTGAGCACGACGTGAAACTCATGCGCCAGCACAGCCCCGCCCACGTCCAGGTGAAAGCCGCCGGCGGCGTGCGCGATCTCGACGGCCTCATCCTGGTCCGCGACCTCGGCTGCACCCGCCTGGGTGCCAGCGCCACCAAGGCCATCCTCGACGAATACCGCCGCCGCGAAGCCACGGGTGAGAGCGGTGGGAGTGCGAGTATTGGCGCTGGGGGGTATTGA
- a CDS encoding serine hydrolase domain-containing protein — protein MKLLPSLLCLLLSLSLVAPAEIPVKSAPIQAALQPFMDQSQLSGAVTLVAQDGKILSFEATGLQDLESRTPMAKDSLFWIASMTKPITAMAVMMLQEEGKLNIEDPVMKHLPEFKGQMLLKEKTESQTVLVKPARPITIKDLLTHTSGLVGSSPLDKDAIDVLSLKESVITYALSPLQFEPGSKWSYCNPGINTVGRIIEVVSGDEYAKFLDKRLFKPLGMKSTTFWPKEKEMAKLATSYKPTADGKGLEVATIKYLTPPFSDHRRTPLAAGGLFSTAEDLYRLYSMLLNGGESNGKRYLSEATLRLMTQNHTGDLKAGFTDGMGMGLGFQVVVKPVEVTVMLSPGTYGHGGAHGTQGWIDPVKKTVHILLIQRAGLANGDASPMRKAFQEAATGLLK, from the coding sequence ATGAAATTGCTGCCTTCGTTGCTTTGCCTTCTTCTGTCTCTTTCGCTCGTCGCGCCTGCCGAGATCCCTGTGAAATCGGCCCCTATCCAGGCCGCCTTGCAGCCCTTCATGGATCAATCGCAGCTCTCCGGGGCGGTGACGCTGGTAGCGCAGGACGGGAAGATCCTCAGCTTTGAGGCCACCGGTTTGCAGGACCTGGAAAGCCGCACGCCGATGGCGAAAGACAGCCTGTTTTGGATCGCCTCCATGACGAAACCGATCACGGCCATGGCGGTGATGATGCTGCAGGAAGAGGGGAAACTGAACATCGAAGATCCGGTGATGAAGCATCTGCCCGAGTTTAAAGGACAGATGCTACTGAAGGAAAAGACCGAATCACAAACCGTGCTGGTAAAGCCCGCGCGCCCTATCACGATCAAGGACTTGCTCACCCACACCAGTGGTCTGGTGGGCAGCTCGCCTTTGGACAAGGATGCCATTGATGTGCTGAGCCTCAAAGAATCCGTGATCACCTATGCCCTGAGCCCGTTGCAGTTCGAGCCCGGCAGCAAATGGTCCTACTGCAATCCCGGCATCAATACCGTGGGTCGCATCATTGAGGTGGTGAGTGGAGACGAGTACGCGAAGTTTTTGGACAAGCGTTTGTTCAAACCTCTGGGCATGAAAAGCACCACCTTTTGGCCCAAGGAAAAAGAGATGGCTAAACTGGCCACCTCTTACAAACCCACCGCCGATGGCAAAGGCCTGGAAGTGGCGACGATCAAATACCTGACACCGCCTTTTTCTGATCATCGGCGCACGCCCCTGGCCGCAGGCGGTCTGTTTTCCACGGCAGAGGATCTGTATCGGCTTTATTCCATGCTGCTGAATGGCGGTGAGTCTAACGGCAAGCGTTACCTTTCTGAGGCGACGCTGAGACTCATGACTCAAAACCACACGGGTGATCTCAAGGCTGGTTTTACCGATGGCATGGGCATGGGGCTCGGTTTCCAAGTGGTGGTGAAGCCTGTGGAAGTCACCGTCATGCTGAGCCCCGGCACGTATGGTCACGGTGGTGCCCATGGCACCCAGGGCTGGATTGACCCCGTGAAAAAGACCGTTCACATCCTCCTCATCCAACGCGCTGGCCTCGCTAATGGCGATGCTTCCCCCATGCGCAAAGCCTTTCAAGAAGCAGCGACCGGGCTGCTCAAGTGA